One window of Halichondria panicea chromosome 7, odHalPani1.1, whole genome shotgun sequence genomic DNA carries:
- the LOC135339008 gene encoding 3-hydroxy-3-methylglutaryl-coenzyme A reductase-like yields the protein MSGVTRSTRGSWRSKLSTYFEAHGRFCASHPWEVIVTTVTLTVSALSMSVLNGGKVGTVCGISKPCVESPEKSDTVLLSIVNCLAVIYIYNQFSKLRKAGSKYILGIAGLFTIFSSFVFGSTVINFIDDKVSGLHEALPFFLLLIDLSKASSLAKIAFKSRTKDEVRDNIGRGIAELGPTMSLDTLVEVLLISIGTISGVPQFETLCCFGSVSLIANYLVFMTFFPAALALFLEVCPFDAENPMWHLDELNREMEQSERRPNPVAQRVKVIMALGLAVVHIHSQFFSSMTGLSFGFSTSEGTEGSLVERPAEGVADDVIEKVPLNDYLWWKVFNMSVDQIITVLLAAVLFVKYIFLDKSGSYSPSSVPPTPNSSRKNSTTTVFSKSKPIQSSSSQSGSCPFLPPSSRNLDFSPGSLNRRAADESMEKLVNNGIVITDTTRRPTTTNNTNTPSIDNVPAKLPSKSSPNKFDLRLKPVASVTVGTQTDFEDQPVKKSMFSLGDMSEPSTPTESSSGRESPETEIPAEPRPISECLALYKSDEGANLLSDEEIQQLVKAKHIPAYKLETALGDHQRGIAVRRQILEKQLGGTITLKTLPYKHYDFSLVTGACCENVIGYMPLPVGYAGPLLLDDKSYHVPMSTTEGALVASTNRGCRALSSSGGVRSMILDDGMTRGPVLRCPSAMEAGSVKVWFEDRENFDSVAEVFNSTSRFARLKAVQVAVAGRLLYIRFKAFTGDAMGMNMLSKGVEKSLSFVTEKFPNLEVISLSGNYCTDKKPAAINWIEGRGKSVVCEATIPSHIVKQVLKTNVDALVDLNISKNLVGSAMAGAIGGFNAHAANVVTAIYIATGQDPAQNIASSNCITLMERSGSKGEDLYISCTMPSIEIGTVGGGTILGPQSACLSMVGVKGPNKDTPGDNAKQLARIVCATVLAGELSLLSALAAGHLVKSHLTHNRSNLNLASIPESAEPKEHRRTRSDTTSMTHQTTPSSPVRRASAAGGTAVN from the exons ATGTCTGGAGTTACTAGAAGTACAAGAGGTTCCTGGAGAAGCAAGTTATCCACTTATTTCGAAGCCCATGGCCGTTTTTGTGCTTCCCACCCATGGGAGGTGATTGTTACTACCGTCACTCTGACAGTGTCGGCCTTGTCCATGAGTGTATTGAATGGTGGGAAAGTGGGGACTGTGTGTGGGATCTCTAAACCCTGTGTCGAGAGTCCAGAG AAATCCGACACTGTCCTCCTCTCCATTGTCAACTGTCTGGCCGTGATCTACATATACAACCAGTTCAGTAAACTGAGGAAAGCTGGCTCCAAATACATACTAG GCATAGCTGGTCTGTTCACCATCTTCTCCAGCTTTGTGTTTGGCAGCACAGTCATCAACTTCATCGATGACAAAGTCTCTGGATTGCA tgaagcACTGCCCTTCTTTCTACTGCTCATTGATCTCTCCAAAGCCAGCTCCCTTGCTAAAATTGCGTTCAAATCCAGAACAAAG GATGAAGTACGTGACAACATTGGCCGTGGTATTGCTGAGCTCGGTCCCACCATGTCTCTGGACACTCTGGTGGAGGTGCTGCTCATCAGTATAGGCACCAtctcag GTGTGCCTCAATTTGAGACTCTTTGCTGCTTTGGGAGCGTGTCCTTGATAGCCAACTACCTCGTCTTCATGACCTTCTTTCCTGCTGCTCTTGCTCTGTTCCTAGAG GTATGTCCATTCGATGCTGAGAATCCGATGTGGCATCTTGATGAACTGAACAGAGAGATGGAACAGTCTGAGAGGAGGCCCAACCCAGTAGCCCAGAGGGTCAAAGTAATCATGGCCCTCGGACTGGCAGTTGTTCACATCCACAGTCAATTCTTCTCTTCGATGACTGGGCTCTCGTTTGGATTCAGTACCTCCGAGGGCACAGAGGGTAGTCTGGTGGAGAGGCCGGCTGAGGGAGTGGCTGATGATGTCATAGAGAAGGTGCCCCTTAATGACTACCTCTGGTGGAAGGTGTTCAACATGTCAGTCGACCAG ATCATCACTGTTCTATTGGCTGCTGTCCTCTTTGTCAAATATATCTTCTTGGACAAGTCAGGATCATACTCTCCCTCCAGTGTGCCTCCAACTCCCAACTCTTCGCGGAAAAACTCCACAACAACTGTCTTCTCAAAATCTAAGCCGATTCAatcgtcttcctcccagtctGGCTCTTGTCCGTTCCTTCCTCCGTCGTCTCGAAATCTCGATTTTTCACCGGGTTCTTTAAATAGGAGAGCGGCTGATGAGAGCATGGAGAAACTTGTCAATAACGGAATTGTGATTACCGATACAACTCGAAGACCAACCACCACGAACAATACTAATACTCCTAGCATCGACAATGTACCAGCTAAACTACCAAGCAAGTCTTCACCGAATAAGTTCGACTTAAGGCTCAAACCAGTGGCAAGCGTGACTGTTGGTACACAGACAGATTTTGAGGACCAGCCAGTTAAGAAGAGCATGTTCAGTTTGGGAGATATGAGTGAACCCAGTACACCTACCGAGTCCTCTAGTGGGAGAGAGAGCCCAGAGACAGAGATACCGGCAGAACCAAGACCCATCAGTGAATGTCTGGCATTGTACAAGTCTGAT GAAGGGGCTAACCTACTCTCAGACGAGGAGATCCAACAGCTGGTCAAGGCCAAGCACATTCCAGCCTACAAGCTAGAGACAGCCCTCGGTGACCATCAAAGAGGAATTGCTGTCCGTCGTCAAATACTCGAGAAACAGCTCGGTGGGACCATCACCCTTAAAACCCTCCCCTACAAGCACTACGACTTCTCACTAGTCACCGGGGCTTGTTGCGAGAACGTGATTGGATACATGCCCCTACCAGTCGGCTATGCTGGTCCCCTCCTACTAGATGACAAGTCCTATCACGTGCCGATGTCCACAACTGAAGGTGCTCTGGTGGCCAGTACCAACCGAGGCTGTAGAGCACTCTCTTCATCGGGCGGAGTGCGTAGTATGATACTGGATGATGGAATGACTCGTGGACCTGTTCTTCGATGCCCCTCCGCTATGGAGGCCGGATCTGTGAAGGTGTGGTTTGAAGACAGAGAGAATTTCGATTCAGTGGCGGAAGTGTTCAACTCCACAAGTCGGTTTGCTCGTCTCAAGGCAGTGCAAGTAGCAGTGGCTGGCCGATTGTTGTACATCAGATTTAAGGCTTTTACTGGTGATGCCATGGGCATGAACATGCTCTCCAAG GGAGTTGAAAAGTCTCTGAGTTTTGTCACAGAGAAGTTTCCTAATCTAGAGGTGATCAGTTTGAGTGGCAACTACTGCACTGATAAGAAGCCAGCGGCCATCAACTGGATTGAGGGGCGTGGCAAGTCGGTCGTATGTGAGGCCACCATTCCATCGCATATTGTCAAACAG GTATTAAAGACTAATGTAGATGCATTGGTTGACCTGAACATCAGCAAGAACCTAGTTGGATCAGCCATGGCCGGAGCTATCGGTGGATTCAATGCTCATGCTGCCAACGTTGTCACTGCCATCTACATTGCAACAggacag GACCCGGCCCAGAACATAGCCAGCTCCAACTGCATCACCCTGATGGAGCGCAGTGGATCCAAAGGAGAGGACCTGTACATCTCTTGCACCATGCCCTCCATCGAGATAGGTACCGTGGGAGGTGGTACGATCCTAGGACCACAGTCAGCCTGTCTCTCGATGGTCGGAGTCAAGGGTCCCAATAAGGACACCCCTGGGGATAACGCTAAACAGCTGGCCCGTATTGTGTGTgccactgtactggctggtGAGCTCTCGTTATTGTCTGCACTGGCAGCTGGCCACCTCGTCAAGAGTCATCTCACTCATAACAG GTCCAATCTCAACCTAGCCTCTATTCCCGAGAGTGCTGAGCCTAAGGAACATCGACGGACTCGTTCAGATACGACCTCTATGACCCaccagaccaccccctccagtcCCGTCAGACGGGCCTCAGCGGCAGGAGGGACAGCTGTCAATTAG